Part of the Citrus sinensis cultivar Valencia sweet orange chromosome 2, DVS_A1.0, whole genome shotgun sequence genome, TTTCTAATGCTTAATGAGGCTTTCTCttccatctctctctctctctctcttttaatttttgctcGTCTTTAACGTTTGCCCTTCAGTGTCATATTAAATATGCTTCGGTAGGTTCAACCTATTCAACTATTAGATGTAGCCATTTCTCAGCCCTGCtcatctttttgaaaaaatggaTAGCTTTTCTTAGCAACTTCAGAAAGTTTTCCATCCTTTGGGGTTTTGGTATACACCTTCATTTGAAGTAGATTTAGTACTGAGACTTTTGCTCATATCTATAGTATATGTTCCTCCTGAAAGCCAGTTGGATTATTTTTGGCAAATTAATTTGGGAAAGCCGTGAATGCAGCATTCTTTTCAGAGGGATATCAATCATGAGGTGATTAGGCATAGATCTGCTTGTTTGTAAATGGATAAACTTGAATGTCTTACATATAAAGATAGGAATTCTGAACTTACATAGGGAAGACATAAGGATAGGAATTCTGAACTTCAGAACCTATTTTACAGTTTGAAACTTATTACATGGGATCATCTGCAAGTTGTCTCTTGAAATATCTcctgaaattgatttttttttttttttcaaatttttcctAGAGCTTGGGTGCTGAGAAAGACAGTCTGGACATAATTCAGCATGAATGGGCCTTACCAAAATTTGAGCAGCGTGCTGAAACAGTATTGAAAGATCTTGTCGGTTGAACAATGGTGATCTGTTGTTATTTGTTGAATTATAGCATCGGGAATGGTTCCTTGGTGATTTTCATCCATTTGGTGGACATCTGGGAACGGCTTTGAAGCCAGCATGACTTTAAATCTTCTATAAACCACTGTTTTAATTCCCAGTTTTATCTTGTAAGTTAAGCATCattatttgagaaatttttGGTTTTACTAACTAAACATGCGTTGTAGAGTTGGTGGAGTAATTTATGGTTTAAATATCATCATTCATCGGCCAGTTGTATGCGGTTAATTATCACCATCTGAAAGCCTGTGCTGCTTCGATGgtgaattttcttaaaatataaagtagttactcttttctttttaactctGGCCACACCATTAAAAATCCGTTTAAAGATTCAAAGCATTAAAGATTCAATCTACCTCTAATGGTGGGCGAATTAAGTTTGAAATTCATCAAGCCTCAATTGACATTTCATACTGAAGACCCCACTCCATTACTATTACTAATAGCAGCTTGGGGTTTGATTGATTGCCAATGCTTAAATTCAagctgaaaaagaaaggtaataacaaaacaaaagctaGTTGCCACAactgataaattaaataaatcaatcaaaaggGAGGCCCCCTCCTCGGCGATTCAAGCAAAGCCACGATGTTGTGTTGTTGCTAATCATAGCAGACATTGATCGAAACTTCACGAATGGTGGCAATTAAGCCTATTATTCCAATGGTTGATTTGTTCTAGAATCTAGATGGTGGAGGATACTATACACTcgttagttaaataaaataaaatgtaaccGTGATCATGACAAGTGATTTACAAGATAGCAAGTAATTGGTGGTGGATTGTCAAGGAGCACGCAAGCGAGGGACCGAAACATCTTCCCTTCGGGTAATTAAGAATGCGTGTGTCCCGCGAGATTGACAATTGATGGGTCCACCTCGTCAAAGCGTAAAGTGATTCATTCAGGTGATGCCCGTGCCGTGGCCCTCCTCGTTTACAAAATGAACTTTAGAGAGAAAGATGACTGTAACACCCATGGTGGCAATGTCGCACGGACCCATGACTATCAATATTCAATGCCTAAaagaagatttaaaaaaaataataagggaAGCCATATAATTAAGAGAACTAAGGTTTTTGTTTGTCCACGGTGTCAAGGAATACACGCGTCACATGCCCATTTGCGGAGATTGACAGCTCGACCAACCAAATTCATCAACATACTTTTGGTGGGGCCTTCGTGCCGCACCGCCCTGCTTTCCCTTAAACCTTTTTCACTTTACAGAGAGAGAGTCAGTGTAGGAATGAGTTTGCTAAAGAAGCAAAGACGTTGAAGCCTTTTCAAATTGTTGATGAGCATGGCAATAGAATATCATAATGTAATAGGACAAGAGAAGAATGTTgccttttttcaattttaaaacaaataaagatttgattaataataacGCTCCAcagacacttttttttttgtttttgttttttgttttcatgaagaaacatattatttgatgaaaaCTTTAATCAATACAGTCCtgtgtattaattttaatcaagttttcaaataaatgactaaaattcaagaaaatagTAAACACGCATATCGAGACGTAATTATTTAATACGTCCAAAATTTGAAGTTAATCTGGGTATCACAACAAAATATTGTTACTTACAATTTTAACTTTGCTGTGATAGTGGGTGGCCAACACCATTCTCGGATATGTAATTAGATCAAAACGTGACATTGTTTGTCCTAAACATTCTCATAAAGATGCCAATTCATTATGATATATTGGATTACTATTATTTGGtacacaaaatttattataatatatactttGGAGGAGAGAGGCGGTGGCTTGTAGTGACGACATAATCAGAGCGATAACTGCGATCGGGCGTGGCAGATCGGACGGCTGCAAGTGGGTCCAATGTCACGAGAATCCTAGCTGGAAAGCATCTGAGTGGGGCCAACAAAAGCTTCATCTTTACTTTAGAAAGGCAGGCACAAAATGTGGATGGACTGACTGAATCAAGGGAGAAAAAGAATGCCACGTTGTTACCTTTTCATGTGTGGGGGACCCGATGATTGCTATTTGGATGGTGATGATCGCAGTTTGGTACATCTGGGTCCCACTTGCCACCGGCCTAGAACCGTTGTTGGCTTTTGTTTGCCTCACTCACTTTCATTCATTACCtatcaaatatcaaatgtttaaaatgaaaaagtgaaaggtttttttttttttaaaaaaaaaaaccttaaaatTCGCAAACGATTTGACGACGACAGTAAAAGTCGtagttctttcaatttcaaaaaaattttcaacttgtatttatggtttgttaaaacttgaattattttttgatgtcataaaaaaaaaaaaagtacattaTGCATTAttaactaggggtgggcaaaaaaaccGTAGTCttaaaaaaaccgaaccgaaccgacggttttttctaatttggtacgattttttttttttaaaaaaaccgaacggtacaatttataaaaaaaccgAAATGTCGGTTCGGTATTCGGTTCATTTAACTGAAccgaaaaaccgaaccgaaaaaccaaattatttttaaattttattaaattaaatatgtgttaatttttaactgaTTGTGTAAGATAGCTAACATAAACTTGCATACACACAATcagagtatatatatatgttagtGTTACAATttcgtaaatttttatttcccaaaataaaccctaaaatcaaatataaaaaaatttcgtAAATTTcgtaaatttcaatttcttgaagaattttttaggCTAATGCAATCTTAAGAACAACAGCAAGTAGCTGAGAAGTAAATGATAGTTGATTGATGTTGCTTACcagtaagttttttttattttttttaaactagcATCTTATTATatagattgtttatttaattatttattaatagttagtaagatattattgataaaatgtgttttgaatactttgtatttattgttaatatttgtaatgaaattaggatgaacttgttgaaaaaaattattacatttatgaagcccaatgggctaaaaatttaaaaattcaaaataggccCAGAAccgaaaaaaccgaaccgaaccgaaccgaaccgaaaagAACCgtttgagttcggttcttTTTGAGTTTGGTTCTTATtcggttctttttataaaataaccgatttaaatcggttctacttaatttcgaaccgaaccgaaccgaaccgaaccgtgcccacccctattATTAACTTGCATTTGTTcgattataatacttttttacattcaataatttaatttgtaggctttatttatagttttttttttttatcataaatcaAAGATAGTCAAAATATATGCCCTCCTACgtggggtttttttttttttttccccaagaAATctgttcttatttattatgtgTATATGAGAtgactctttaaaaaaaaaacaaaagagttaATAATCGAAGCCCCTTATATTATTATCTCTTAAACAACTGAAAAGGATTTTagaataaagataattaaggtGACAATGAGATCAACTAGTTTAGTTAGTATTTAGTAGAAAATCTTTTAACGAGTTAAACGAGAAATTTGGGGTGGGATCCCACTCACGCACACAGCTGGGACATGGATCGGTTTCTTTGaggttaaataataataataaagaagatgTATGCCaataatattgtattaaatcaaattaattgagGGCCATTTGTTCCGTAAGAAGATTAACCTTCAaggatttttaattaatatcaagcAAAGGTGATTTGCACAAGCACATGGCAGGCAAATCAAATAGAAATAGAAGAACATGAACGCATGATGATGAGTCGTCTTACGTGCCTTACTACAGAGAACACAGGGGAAACCactcaaaaagaaagatatgATGGTGATATGAGAAATGGCCTCCACCGTATACCATCTCaggttttattattattattattattattattattattattattattattattattattattattatttatataatacatGCAGTGctataattaatgtaatttataatctTATCTTTtaccataataataataataatttagttaaaagagagagagagagagagagagagagaagataCAATTACAACTAGACAATGCCAATGTAGACCTATGTGTCACGGACACAGAGAGTCTCAAATTGACAGGATTCTTCATTCATTCTATGCATCCAGTTGTCTATATATAGCTCCGTCTTTGATTATGATCTCCTCACTACTACACTCACAAGCTTAGCGCATTCAATAATTCATTCATTCTTTCTTTGAATATTTTCCCGTGTTCCATCAATTTCTTTGCTTCGCAGATGGCCAGTGTTGAGGTGATTATAAAGGAGAATTAATGAAGTGATCAGCTGATCATCTGCATGCTCATAGTCTTTGTTCTTAAATTCCATTTTTGTCTTGATCGATTCGCTGGCGATCGTATATTGTTCTTAAATTCCATTTTTGTCTTGATCGATTCGCTGGCGATCGTATATTGTTCATCTTTAAATGCAACTTAATTTGGATATAGCCTAGCTTTAATGATAGATATATCTTTTAATGTCCCTCGCCCTGTGCTCGATCAAAATGCCTTCGTATATAGCATTAATGACCGAACTAGctaattaagtatttatttgatcataatctttttttttttcttttttttgtgcGTGTGTATGAGTGTGCGTGAGTGtatatgtgtatgtatatatatatatatatatatatatataaaagatcaAAGAACTCAGCATGAAGTTATCTTTATGTTTGTGTTTTGGAGCatatataaacaaattcaGTGGGGCTTGCAGGTTCAATCGGCTGCGGCAACATTGGTAGAGAATGAGACACAAGAGGTGACCAACAAGAGTAGTAACGAGACAACCCCGGAAGAGGCGCCAGTGGCAGCTGCCACCGAAGCTGAGACCGCAACCAAAGAACCAAAGGAAGAAGCAACGGCCCCAGATGAGGGTCCAGCTGCTGAGGAACCAGCCGCTGAGACCCCAGTTGAAGTTGAAACCAAGCAAGTTGTAGAAGAAGCTAAGGTTGATGAGGCAGCTAATGCTGCAGTGGAAGAGAAAGCAGAACAAGTAGTGAAACCCGACCAAGAGCCTGTTACCGTTGAGGAAACCAAAGAAGAGGCCCCTAAGGCTGAGGCTGAGGCTGAGGCTGAGGCAGCTCCGGTCCAGGAAGAGAAACCAGCTGAAGAGGAGAAGCCAGCTAAAGCACCTGAAGAAGCAGCTTCCACAGGAGTTCCAGTCGGCAAGACTGACTGAGGAATAGAGCCCTATCAAAAGTCGGCcaagttttatttactttttacataattttttgttctaagtcagtcttgttattattactattattaagtttttaattaaggGTTGTGATCTGAGGTTTGAATATGGAGCATAGGATTATGCCAAGCGATTCGATCCACACACAATACATCAACGCACCCTGTACGTACGCGGCTTGCTACTATCCAATTCATGCTGAAGAGGTGCATGATTGATGGATTATTGAGGAATGCTTTCCGCTTACGTCACGTCGGGGTTGCAGTTGTGGGTTCCAAAGAGGGTCGTTTCGCTGCTTAAGAGTTTGATGGATGGTGTGATGAGAGTCAAGTCATTACATGTGTGAATTTAATTATCTCTAGGatttgagtaataataataataataataataataataataataatatttgaataattttcatctttctttgtttttatttttgaatatgCTGCTGTTAACATGAGCTATGATCaaccttttattttccttttccttctttctcaAGGTGATGATCTTATGAGTATTCTCTTTCTACAAATCATTCCTCGTAAATTCATATCTATGTTCGCGAGGTTAGTGATGctaaatttatatcaattctCGGTTCCTTAAATCACAATCGACGCATCGACGAATCTCTctgtataaaatattattccgAAAAAAGTACTGATAAAAAGAATTTcgataaacaaacaaacacaaaaaaacATTAACAAGATTTTGAATCATCATCGAACATtgaggaaaatgaagataaaacaTTGAGTTAAAAGAGTAATGCAATGTAACATAATCATAGCATAATTCAATGAACAATATAACAATGAATGCTAGAATGCGAGAGGAAGAGAGACTCTGGAGCAGAAACTTCTGTATGGATTTTGATGTCATTGCATTCAGTCGGCGTACTTACATGACACAAAAACTGAAAGCTATTACTTACTAGTAAGTTTATGGAAGAAGATAAATTTTCTTCCTCCTTGCCTTGCCTTGCCTTGCCTTGCCTTGCCTTGCCTGGCCTGCTTGCTACTACAACCTTTATTTATAAGCTAAGCTATACctctttctatatatatattttataaacagTTGACAAAAAGGGCAATGACACCATAAACTTCACGACACAAAGACAATTAACTAGACGACCTTCTTAACATAGTCTTGATCATAAAATGGAAGACGGTATTCTATAACTCTGTACAAACTGAATACAAATTTATGTGCAGTCAGAAACGCTCATAACGCCAGGGCAGACAAAGTATCTCACCAAGTTCCGAAGCTGCAGCCCACATGTTCTTGTGTGATGATGCGAAGCCGATCCCCCATGATGGCCATGGATGGATAAGACGGAAAACACAACCGGTAAAAGCAGGTGTGCGATGTAGGAAGGCGATCAGCGGGTTCCACGGTCTTGTAAATGTGAAGCCGAGAAGCCAAACCAGCAAAGCCCTCGACTGGAAGATGCTTTACTGAGGTCCAAAAGAAAAGCAGGATCTTTCTCTGCTCTGCTGGCATTTCTCCAACAATCTGAACATATTTTAAACCAGAAAAGATCATACTTTCATAACATATTAATAACAATCACTGTTTCTCAATTTGCTGAAAATTCAAAGATCAAATACAGCAAAGATGGGTAATattttttggcttttcttctttttcctttcttgtCATTCAAGTCATGATGACACAAGAAGGGAAAAATGCTTGGTGGATTGTCACTATAGCCATCCTtgaattctcatttttcattgTGACTAGTTGATCAGAATAATCAACTGAGCTTTCTGTGTAGTACAGCTCAATCCTCAATACATGTCAATCACACTAATGGATTGGCAATCCTCTAGTGTGCATGCCAATGCACCTACCCACCTCTACAAGGGAAAGAGGCAAACAACCGATACTGCAGGATGTTCCTTGACCCAAAATGTCACATCTATACTTTTTAAGCAtcttaaattaaagtaaattaatttcacactCGCAAACACAATGAAGATGAAGCTAATGTGATAGAATCGATGTCAAGTCTATTATCCTAGTGCTTGTAGCCCAcatcaatataattttatgtgtaaaTGCCTCTATGATGTACATGGTAAAATGACAAATCCGCAAATGAAGTCTAGAATTTCTCTGACACCCGTTTAGAAGgtacaaaattattagaatttaGAAGGTATAACCAGCAACCCAGATCTGTAACATGCAGAAGAAGATTCCATTTACCACTCAGCCTATGCACATAATAGGGGAGAAAggtaaacaataaaaatttcaagaattaaCTTCAGAAGAGGGCAAAAAAAACTGATAGTAGCGATTTATACGGACAAAGAAGATTCAACTAACTTGCAGTATATGGTACACAATCTACATCGCAAAATGCTTTTTGCaggtgtatatatatatatatatatatatatatatatatgatgggAAATTGAGCAAGGAAGGGGGTGAATAGGTGAAGAAAGCACAAAAGAATTAGTAATTTATGGAGAAAGCAATAGAACAAGTACATACCTTCCAAAACCAGATTATCTGAGCATCGTTTTCTTTGTAGCCATTGTATTCAGTATGTGC contains:
- the LOC102626542 gene encoding major latex allergen Hev b 5-like; translation: MASVEVQSAAATLVENETQEVTNKSSNETTPEEAPVAAATEAETATKEPKEEATAPDEGPAAEEPAAETPVEVETKQVVEEAKVDEAANAAVEEKAEQVVKPDQEPVTVEETKEEAPKAEAEAEAEAAPVQEEKPAEEEKPAKAPEEAASTGVPVGKTD